The DNA segment TTTCTTAACTGGAAACGGTACTGTTGAAGATGCTTTTTCAGACTATAAGAATGGCAAACTGGAAGAAGCTTCAGGCGCAGACAAACCAGGCCACTGGTAGAAAAGACAAAGCATAATAAGACTCGTTACATCCGCACATTGACAACTCGGTAACGGGTCTTATTTTATACTAATATTTATTATCATTCAGACTTAGGCCGCTCTCAATTTTTAAGTGACCTAAGAAAAACATTACCCCTAATATTAAGGGGCAGGAGATTATATATGAGCGATCATGCTTGCGGAAGTTGTTCTTCCTCCGGTTCAGGATGTTCCTCTCAGGATTGCAGTCCTGAAGATATGAAACTTAAAAAGACTCTTTCCAAAATCAAACATAAAATCGTTGTCATTTCAGGCAAAGGCGGAGTCGGCAAAAGTACTGTTGCAACAAATATTGCTGTAGCTCTTTCACTTGCCGGAAAACAAGTCGGTTTACTTGATGTTGACGTTCACGGACCAAGTGTCCCTAGATTGCTTTGCCTTGAAGACCAGAAACCTCATATCGGTCATGAAATCATCGAACCTATTTCATACAGTAAGAATCTTTGGGTCATGTCTCTCGGATTCATGCTTCCAAGTAAAGAAGATCCTGTCATCTGGCGTGGACCTGTAAAAATCGGTTTAATAAAACAGTTTGTTCAGGACGTAGCATGGGGAGATCTTGATTTCCTTATTGTAGACTGCCCTCCCGGAACTGGTGATGAACCTCTTTCCGCACTCCAGACTCTCGGATCTGATGCTCAGGCCATAATCGTTACAACTCCACAAGGCGTTGCAATTGATGATGTCCGCCGCTCAGTTAACTTTTGTAAGCAGGTCGGTAACCCCATCCTCGGACTCGTTGAAAACATGAGTGGTTTTGTCTGCCCGGATTGCGGCAGCATTCATAATATTTTCAACACCGGCGGCGGTGAAGCTCTTGCAAAAGAAACAGGTGTTAAATTCCTCGGAAGAATTCCTCTTGATCCAGAAGTAGGACGCTCCGGAGATGAAGGCTACCCTATTGTTCGAGTTGATCACGAAGGAATCACTGGTAAGGCATTAAACGCAATAATTAAGCCTATACTAAACATTTCTGAAACATTGCAGGAGAATTTAAAAATGCCTTCCGTTAATGATTTAAAAGCTAAAAACGGCATGATCAGAATCGCTATCCCTGTTGCAGGCGGAAAACTCTGCATGCACTTCGGACATTGCGAACAGTTTGCACTGCTGGATGTTGACACTGTGACTAAAGGCGTTGTCGCCACTAACATGGAAACACCTCCAGCTCATGAACCAGGCATTTTGCCTAGATGGATTGCAGATCAGGGCGTTAATCTCGTACTTGCTGGTGGAATGGGCGCAAAAGCTCAGTCCCTGTTCACTGATGCAGGTGTCAGAGTAGTTGTAGGCGCCCCCGCAGAATCTCCTGAAAATGTAGTTGCAAGCTATCTTGCAGGAACTCTTGTCACCGGACAAAACACCTGCGATCACTAAGATACTTTTGTAGTACAAAGTATATCGCTATTCCTACTCCTTAAGTACCGATGGCCCACAGAACTCATCTTCTGCGGGCCATCGGGCTTTTTAGGTTTTACCCTTCCAAACTTTAAGTCTGAATCACTTTATGATAACATTTCAAACTGTTTCAAAATCAACTTAAACCGAAAAGGACATATCACATGAGCAAGGAACTCGTAGTCATCACCGGAGCAAGTTCAGGAATAGGAGAGGCCACAGCCAAAGCCTTCTCACTTGCCGGTCACCCTTTACTTTTACTTGCGCGCAGAGTTGAAAGACTGGAAGCTTTAGAACTGCCAAGCACCATGTGTGAAAAAGTTGATGTAACCGATCTTGATTCTTTTAAATCCGCCGTTAAAAAAGCCGAAGCCAAATACGGTCAGGTAGACTGCCTTGTTAACTGCGCGGGTCTTATGCTCCTCGGCAACATTGACACTCAGTCTCCCGCAGAATGGAAAGCCATGTTTGATGTAAATGTCATGGGAGTTTTGAACGGGGTAAAATCAGTAATTTCTGAAATGAAAGCTCGTAAAGGCGGCACAATTGTGAACATAAGTTCCGTTGCAGGCCGAAAAACATTCCCCGAACATGCAGCATACTGCGGCACCAAATTCGCGGTCCATGCAATGACCGAAAACATTCGCGAAGAAGTCTGCGGTTCAAATGTCAGACTCGTTACCATCGCACCCGGAGTCGTTGAAACAGAACTTCTAAGCCACACAACCTCTGACGAAATCATCAGCGGATACAACGAATTTAAAAAATCAATGGGATCTGTTCTAATTCCGCAGGATATTGCCGGAGCAATTATGTTTGCCTACCAGCAACCTCAAAATGTCTGTGTACGTGAAATAGTTATTGCCCCCACAGGACAACCTCAGTAAACAAACGCTAATCGGCTTTAGCTGCTAACTCATGCTGAAGCCGATTTTACTTTTGCTCTACAGACCTAATTAATACCAATAATTCAAAAAATTCAGTTTGTTAAAACAAGGATACGATTAAATGATCACCGCAATTGAAAGTAGTCCCAGGAAAAAAGGCAACTCACACACTATGTTGCAGGCTGTACTCGCTGGAGCACACGAAGTGGGCACCATTACCAATGAAGTACATTTGCGAGATCTTAAATACGATCCTTGCGTAGGATGTGAGGCTTGTAGAAAAGCAAAAGCTTGTACCATGTTTGATGACGGTATGACGACATTATATCCGCTCATTGAAGAATCTAAAGGGCTGGTTCTTATCTCGCCGGTACATAACTACAACGTAACGGCATGGATGAAAGCCTTTATTGACCGCATGTATTGCTACTATGATTTCACCGACTCACGCCCAAGAGGATGGTCCAGCAGACTTGCCGGACAAGGACGCAAAGCTGTCATCGGAGCTATTGCCGAACAAGCTAATAAAAAAGATATGGGCTTTACCTTGGATGCCATGCGCATGCCGCTGGAAGCGCTTGGTTACGAAGTAATAAGCGAAATTTCAGTATTAAGACTCTTTGATAAAGGAATCATAGTAAATCACGCGAACATCATGGAAGAAGCAAGACTTGCAGGTAAAAATCTTGCGGAAGCTTTGTAAATTCTAGAGCACGACAGCGAACCTACTCCACATAAATAGTATCACTCAAAACAACACGCCCGTTCTTAATGTGTGAAATGAATACATCTTTATCAGGATCGCCATTGTTGTTATAATCGAAAGTGCCAGTCACCCCTGCATATGGCGGCATATCGACAAGACCGTCGTGTATTGTTGCCGGATTTGCAGAATGAACATATTTAACTGCAGCGAAAAGACTCATTGCCGCATCATAGGTTAGAGCTTCAAGCTCTGTGGCTTCAACTCCGTTTTTTTTCTTAAAATCAGCTTCAAACTCTGCATCTCCGGGAATAGGAAGACCGGGAAACCAGTGATCTGTAAAATAGCTATTTTTGAAAGCATCATTTCTCAACAAATCCACAGAGTCCCATGAATCACTGCCCAAGAAAATTCCTTTGAAACCTAGTTTTCTGGCTTGACGCGCCTGTAGCTGTACTTTCTTTGTATTATTGGGAAGAAATAAAATTTTAGGATGAGTTGCAATAATTTTCTTGAGCTGCTCCGCATACTCGCGCGCGCCTTCAGGATAATTTTCAAAAGCAGCGATAATGCCGCCATTCTTTTCATAATTATTTTTGAATAAAGTCGCTAATTCAACACTGTAAGGATTGTCAGCTCCATATAAAACAGCAACCGATTCACGATTTAAAGATTCACTCACAAACGTTGCAATCGCCGCAGCCTGTACTGAATTTGTATATGAAACTCTGAATGAATATTTAAATGCAGTCAGCTTATTTGTACTGGCGACCGGAGTAATAAAAGGAACTTTCTTTTTTTCGCAGACTTCGGCGACAGCCAAAGCAACGGAACTGCTTGCTCCGCCGATAATAACTGAAACTTTATCCTTCTCAATCAAACGGAGTGCCATCCGAGTCGCAATTTCGGGAGATCCGCCGCTATCAACAGGATAGAGAACGACCTTATGCTTAACACCGGAGATATCTACCCCGCCTTCGGCATTAACAATATCAGCAGCATAACGAACAGCCGTTACTATATACGTGCCTCTTCTGAACAACTCACCGCTGGTAACAGCAATGACGCCCACCTTGAACTCAGAAATTTTTTTAGCTTTATCACTGGAACAGCCCCCCAAAAAAGAAACCATCATAATTGTCAGACATAAAAATGCCAGACATATAATCTTGGGGCACGAAATCATCGCTGCTTTTTTAATATTCATGGGCAGAATGACCTCCGGTGAGAATTTTAAAAGAATCTATACAATAGCAAAACATTAAGGGGCGGTTCCAAAAAAAACCACCCCTTAATAACTAAATTCCAGCCATACAATCCCATAATTCTATGCTTACTTCGATGCGGACAATACCGTCTTCGATGTAAACTCGAACATTTTTTTCTGGAATTAAAGCCATATCAATTGCAATTTCTTCCCATTTATACCTAAGTTCAGCAGGATCAACATCCTTAAGGGGATAACTTTCAGCTACTTTCCAACTCATATCAACATCCTCCAAAAAACAGTTTTAACTTCAGTTTGAAGCGTATTCAATGCACCATTTATTCAACATAACTCTTCGGGTTAAGCCCCAGAAGACAGAAAACTTCATAAGTAATTGTGCCCCACCAAGAAGCCAAATCATCGGGAGAAATAGCACCTTCACCTTCTCCGCCAAGCAAATAAGCTGTATCACCGAATTTTACGTCAGGAATTGAACTGACATCCACTGCGGTAAGCTGCATGCACACACGCCCGACAATCAAAGCCCGCCGACCATTTATGCACACTGCTCCTTTACTGGAAAGCCCTCGGCTGTACCCATCGGCATATCCGGCACAGACAATGGCAACTTTCATATCTTTCTGCGCGGTATAAGTACAACCGTAACTGATCGATTGCCCTTTTTTAAGTTCACGCACAGCAGCAATCTTAGTACGGACCTGCATTGCAGGCTTCAAACGGGAACCAAGATCTTCCCATGATGTTCCGCTGAGTGGATTGGCTCCATACAGAGCAATTCCGCCCCGTTGAGCCGTAAAATGAACATTATCATGTTTTAAAATTCCCGCTGAATTTGCAAGACTAGCTTCAACCTTAAATCCGGCGGACTCGAGAGTATTCAAAATAAACATGAACTTCTCAGCCTGCTTATCCACATAACCTTCGTAAGCCGGATCATCGGAGGTTGCAAGATGTGAACTGGCCATTACAGGTCGAATCTGCGGACCAGCTTTAAGGGTCTTAATCAATTCAGCAAGCTCATCAATACTAAAACCCAAACGAGACATTCCTGTCTCAAATTTAAGGCTGATTTCAATCTCAAGCTGATGCTTTTCCGCTACAGAAACAAGCATATTAAGTTGATCAAAACAACCTACAAACGGAATGATACTATCTTCAGCAAGAGCTAAACAATCAGCCTCATTAAGCGGACCGAGCAAAGAAATAATTCTCTTTTCACATCCACTGCGCCGTAACTGAACAGCTTCGCCGACAGTTCCCACAGCAAAAGTGTCAGCGCCTTCGCTTTCAAGAGCACGCGCAACCTCAATCATTCCGTGACCGTATGCGTCAGCTTTAATCACTCCGTAAACATTAGATCCTTTCTCGCAAAGGATTCTGTAATTATGCCGTATAGCTCTTAAATCAACGCCGACTTCAAAAGTATTATATCGAATTGCCATTTTTTTTACCGTATGCCTGTCTAAAACATATTCTATTTACGTTTAAATAGTTTTTCCATTTCAGAAAAAGACCAACTTATTATTACAGGTCTGCCGTGAGGACAATATTCACGCTGCGGGCATTTTGCCCATGCCTCAAGCAATGCCAAAGCTTCATCCAAAGCAAGAGGCTGATTTGCCTTAATGGCCGACTTACAGGAAAGCATAATCCAGAGATCGTCAAGATTTTTAGCCTGCCCGTCAACCGCTGCTTTCAAATACCCTTTAGCTTCTCCGGTTTCAAGACTTGGCGGTATTCCGCGCATAGAAAGATTTGAGCCGTTTTCAAGTTCGAGCATAAAGCCGGCCTGACGCAATTCTTCCCACATCTCCTGAACTCGAGCCACTTCACTTGGATGAAGCGTCAGTTCTATCGGAATGGCAAGGGGCCGGGAATCCCCCTTAGTACGCTCAGCACGCATATGATAGTAGATTACCCGCTCATGAGCCGCGTGCTGATCAAGAAGCCCGAGTGATCCGTTTACAAGCTTAAGAACCAGATAAGTATCAGCGACCTGTCCCAGATATTCAATTGATGTGCCGGGCACAAAGTGACTTCGCCTGCCATCAGAAACGCTTTGAACGTCTGTTGAATATACAGGTGAATTATATTCAGATTCGCTCGAAAGACCAGACTGAGACATCATTTCATTGTGAGCTTCATAACCGACAGGTTGCTCGCGAACAAACTCCCGAGAAACATCTTTTGCCTCGCCTGGGGGAGCAGACGGAGCCGTAAAGTCGAGTTTCTCATCAGAATAATCAGTATTCTTGAACTCATTCCAACTGGAAAATTTTGCGCGAGGTTCAATGGGCAAACTTGCACGTGAGGCAGCAGGTATATTTTGTGACGGAGTATCCAATCCTTCAACAACTCCAAGCTCATAACGGGAAAGGGCCTGAGAAATACCATTATGAATGATGCTGTAAATTGAACGTTCGTCCTGAAAACGAACTTCCATTTTTGCGGGATGAACATTCACATCAACCAGATCAGGTGGAAGCTCGAGAAAAATTACAGCTTGAGGGTATTCACGGGAAATCAATCTCCCCTTGTAAGCGCCCCTGATAGCACTGAGTAGAAGCTTATCCTGAACAGGACGCCCATTCACAAACATCAAAATTCTATCGCCGCGACCCTGTGCCAGCGAGGGAATTCCGGCGCACCCGGACACTTTCATTTCTCCGGCCTCGTGCGAAAATGTCAGCAAAGATTCACAAATATTACGCGGCCAGAATACGGCAAGTCTATCAGGAAGCGTTTGATTAGGAGGAAGTCTGAATTGTTCCCTGCCGTTTGAAATAAAAGAAAAACCTGTTTCAAGGTTCGCAAGACTGATCTTGAACAAAACCTGATTACAGCGACGGGCTTCGGTAGATTCAGTTTTTAGAAATTTAAGTCTGGCAGGCACATTATAAAACAGATCCTTAACCTCAACCGATGTCCCAGCGGGCATAACTGTCGGACCTTCATCAACGACTTCTCCGCCTTCAACATTTATGAACCATCCTTCCTGTGCATCCGCTGTGCAGGACCCCATTTTAAATCTTGAAACCGATGCGATACTGGGCAACGCTTCGCCCCTGAAACCGAAACTTGTAATGGCGGAAAGATCTTCTACATCCGATATTTTACTTGTGGCATGTCTTGTTACCGCAAGATTGAGCTCATCCGAAGAAATTCCAAAACCGTTATCGCGCACAGCAAGAAGCCCCTGTCCACCGCGCTCGACGGTAACATCAACCTGAGAACTTCCTGCATCAATAGAATTCTCCACCAGCTCTTTAACCACGCTGGAAGGACGTTCTACAACTTCACCGGCAGCAATCTGATTTCTAAGTGCAGCGGGAAGAACATGAATTTTACTTCTAGTCATATCCAGATACTCAAATCCTTGATGTTGGCTTATTAAAATTACAGCTCTCTTTCATTACTTGTACTGAAAACAACCTACAAGAAGGAAGGCCCCCCGTCCATCATATGAACGGGGGGCCTAAAATTTTCAAACACTTTTTTAGTGAACTAGAACACTCCGAAATCAACAAGATTGAAGTTCACAGCGTATCGTTCGTCAATAGTCGTTTTTGAAGCGAGAAACTCAACGAAGAAACATTGATGATTCCATCCGAGTGAAACAGTCTTTTCAAGGTCTTTGCTGTTGTTGATATCGGCGCGATATTCACCACCGACAACCAATCCCCAAGGCAGGTAAGCTTTAGCCGCGTACCTGACAATCTGCATGTCTGATTCCTGTTTACGCTTATATTCATCAATCTTACGCAGGTAGTCATATCCAAACAGAATTTCACCGTATGAGTCATTGAAAAGTTTCAAAATATTTTCATGCTCTGTAACATCACCGAGATAAGGGGAGACCCAAGTACGGGAGGTCAAATTCACATAATTATACGGGGTCAGAATAATTTCACCCATGACATCCGAGAACGGGCGGCGTTCATACTGACTGAGGTCTGCGGAACGTCCAGCTTCGTCAATGTCATAACCCTGTTCTAAACGGAATCTGAAAAATTCGAGATATTCGCTTTCCAGAACAGCCTCACCGTCTCTGCCAGCCACAACCGTGGACTGACTGCGGTCCAAAACATTTGTCAGCGAGAAAGTAATATCATTAGACTTTGTAATGCGGTCTCTGGAATCGAAATAAGGAAGCTCTTTCTGGTTAGGATCATCCTGTACCCAGTTATATTCGAGACGAGGAACAATATTATGTTTCATTTTGGTCCAGCTGCTTTTCCCGATATTCTCTTTGGAAGCAACCGGGTCTGAACCTACATCAAAAACTCTGAAAAATTCGGAAAACGCGGTGATACCGGCATCAGCAATCAAGCGGCCTTGAGTTGAGTCTCGTTTAATATCTGAGCTTGCGTTCTGATAAGAATCCATCAGATACGAAGTAGCTCTTACTCCTGCACGAGGAATGAAGGTAACGCCGCCAGCTGTAACCGGCATGCTGAGTGTAGGATGAACATCAAAACGAGCACCGGTCATACCGAATTCACGCCAGAAATAGTTAGCGCTGACTTCAGCTTCCCACTCGAGAGGAGTTCCCATCAGATTTTCTTTGAAAGCGAACGCATCCAACTGAGGCAGCTTTTGCAAAGTAGGATTTTTATCACCGGGATTATTATCGTTACGGTAGCGCAAGTCTTCATCATATTGAACGAGTCCTGAAACCGCGAATTGATCCCAGCTTTTAGCGACTAACGCGGTACTGATTCTATGATTGGAATCCATCGGGTTAATATCACGACCGAATTCATCAAGGAAACCTTCCCTACTTGCTTCGTAACCGTTTGCACCGGATCTGAATTCACGCAGGTAATCCTGATCAGAAACCAAATCAAGGTCAACGATTGTCTGCCAATCAGGTGAGCCTACGTATCCGTTATATTTTGATCTGATCCACCATCTGTTATTGTTGGGTCTGATCATCCCTTCGTCTTTGAATACACTCTCGGAATCAGCGGCGTTGTCATATGTTTTACCGTCATACAACCAATCGGCCCGCCATTGCCCTTTTGTGTTCACATCTTCTGTGTGTCGGAAATCTACGCCGGGTCTGAAACCACGTTTGGCCAGATATTCACCGTAAACGGTAAGATCCATTTCTTCGTTAATAGCCCAGTAATAAGGAATACTAACCTTTGTGCCCATCTTTTTAGAGGAGCCCACTTCAGGAGTCAGAAAACCGGACTGACGCTTTTGATCAATCGGAAGACTCATATAAGGCGTATACGCAACCGGCACACCTTTAATTTTAAACTTGGAATGCCAAAGTCTTGCATATCCATTGAGAGTAATATCACCTTCTCCGGCCTCAAAAGACCAGGCAGGATTATCTCCGTCACAGGCAGTCACTTTTGCATCTTTAAAGCTGTAAGTGGCGCCGTTATGTTTTTCTATAAATTCACTTTCAAAATAGACATGAGGCTTTGCAACAAAAACACGCCCTTTTTTCAGCCATCCGACCATGTTATTCAGATCGAATTCAGCTTCAGCAGCATCGTAGAAATCGCCTTTCCACTGAGCTTTGACATTGCCTTTCAGGTAAATCCATTTGGTAGCCTGATAAAAGCGTGCAAAGTCAGCTTTGATATAACTTGTTCCGCTTCGGACCGTTACATTACCATAGGCCTGCACATACTCACTGTCATTCTCGGCGACAACCTTATCCGCAGAGAACTGCCACTCCTGTTGTGCCTGAGCTGTACCGTTACCGTCAGGCGCAGATATTATTACCTGCTCTTGGGCAAAGGCATATCCCGAAGTGCACAAAAGGAGGCAAAATATGAGTATGATAAACCTTGATTTCAAAACGACCTACCCCTGATATTCAACAAATTTAAACTGTTAGCTTTTTAGATACGGATCTTCTTGAGCGAGATAGTTCTGCACATAATCTTTAGCCGCGTCTTCAAGTGAAGTGAACGGTTTTTCATACCCGGCAGCAACCAGCTTACTCATATTAGCTTGAGTAAGGTACTGATATTTATCCCTGATTGACTCAGGCATTTCGATGTAGCTGATATCCGGCTTAACATCCATGGCAGCAAAAACAGAATTAGCAAGTTCATTCCACT comes from the Maridesulfovibrio ferrireducens genome and includes:
- a CDS encoding iron-sulfur cluster carrier protein MrpORP gives rise to the protein MSDHACGSCSSSGSGCSSQDCSPEDMKLKKTLSKIKHKIVVISGKGGVGKSTVATNIAVALSLAGKQVGLLDVDVHGPSVPRLLCLEDQKPHIGHEIIEPISYSKNLWVMSLGFMLPSKEDPVIWRGPVKIGLIKQFVQDVAWGDLDFLIVDCPPGTGDEPLSALQTLGSDAQAIIVTTPQGVAIDDVRRSVNFCKQVGNPILGLVENMSGFVCPDCGSIHNIFNTGGGEALAKETGVKFLGRIPLDPEVGRSGDEGYPIVRVDHEGITGKALNAIIKPILNISETLQENLKMPSVNDLKAKNGMIRIAIPVAGGKLCMHFGHCEQFALLDVDTVTKGVVATNMETPPAHEPGILPRWIADQGVNLVLAGGMGAKAQSLFTDAGVRVVVGAPAESPENVVASYLAGTLVTGQNTCDH
- a CDS encoding SDR family oxidoreductase → MSKELVVITGASSGIGEATAKAFSLAGHPLLLLARRVERLEALELPSTMCEKVDVTDLDSFKSAVKKAEAKYGQVDCLVNCAGLMLLGNIDTQSPAEWKAMFDVNVMGVLNGVKSVISEMKARKGGTIVNISSVAGRKTFPEHAAYCGTKFAVHAMTENIREEVCGSNVRLVTIAPGVVETELLSHTTSDEIISGYNEFKKSMGSVLIPQDIAGAIMFAYQQPQNVCVREIVIAPTGQPQ
- a CDS encoding flavodoxin family protein — protein: MITAIESSPRKKGNSHTMLQAVLAGAHEVGTITNEVHLRDLKYDPCVGCEACRKAKACTMFDDGMTTLYPLIEESKGLVLISPVHNYNVTAWMKAFIDRMYCYYDFTDSRPRGWSSRLAGQGRKAVIGAIAEQANKKDMGFTLDAMRMPLEALGYEVISEISVLRLFDKGIIVNHANIMEEARLAGKNLAEAL
- a CDS encoding ABC transporter substrate-binding protein; the protein is MNIKKAAMISCPKIICLAFLCLTIMMVSFLGGCSSDKAKKISEFKVGVIAVTSGELFRRGTYIVTAVRYAADIVNAEGGVDISGVKHKVVLYPVDSGGSPEIATRMALRLIEKDKVSVIIGGASSSVALAVAEVCEKKKVPFITPVASTNKLTAFKYSFRVSYTNSVQAAAIATFVSESLNRESVAVLYGADNPYSVELATLFKNNYEKNGGIIAAFENYPEGAREYAEQLKKIIATHPKILFLPNNTKKVQLQARQARKLGFKGIFLGSDSWDSVDLLRNDAFKNSYFTDHWFPGLPIPGDAEFEADFKKKNGVEATELEALTYDAAMSLFAAVKYVHSANPATIHDGLVDMPPYAGVTGTFDYNNNGDPDKDVFISHIKNGRVVLSDTIYVE
- the alr gene encoding alanine racemase — encoded protein: MAIRYNTFEVGVDLRAIRHNYRILCEKGSNVYGVIKADAYGHGMIEVARALESEGADTFAVGTVGEAVQLRRSGCEKRIISLLGPLNEADCLALAEDSIIPFVGCFDQLNMLVSVAEKHQLEIEISLKFETGMSRLGFSIDELAELIKTLKAGPQIRPVMASSHLATSDDPAYEGYVDKQAEKFMFILNTLESAGFKVEASLANSAGILKHDNVHFTAQRGGIALYGANPLSGTSWEDLGSRLKPAMQVRTKIAAVRELKKGQSISYGCTYTAQKDMKVAIVCAGYADGYSRGLSSKGAVCINGRRALIVGRVCMQLTAVDVSSIPDVKFGDTAYLLGGEGEGAISPDDLASWWGTITYEVFCLLGLNPKSYVE
- the mutL gene encoding DNA mismatch repair endonuclease MutL, with protein sequence MTRSKIHVLPAALRNQIAAGEVVERPSSVVKELVENSIDAGSSQVDVTVERGGQGLLAVRDNGFGISSDELNLAVTRHATSKISDVEDLSAITSFGFRGEALPSIASVSRFKMGSCTADAQEGWFINVEGGEVVDEGPTVMPAGTSVEVKDLFYNVPARLKFLKTESTEARRCNQVLFKISLANLETGFSFISNGREQFRLPPNQTLPDRLAVFWPRNICESLLTFSHEAGEMKVSGCAGIPSLAQGRGDRILMFVNGRPVQDKLLLSAIRGAYKGRLISREYPQAVIFLELPPDLVDVNVHPAKMEVRFQDERSIYSIIHNGISQALSRYELGVVEGLDTPSQNIPAASRASLPIEPRAKFSSWNEFKNTDYSDEKLDFTAPSAPPGEAKDVSREFVREQPVGYEAHNEMMSQSGLSSESEYNSPVYSTDVQSVSDGRRSHFVPGTSIEYLGQVADTYLVLKLVNGSLGLLDQHAAHERVIYYHMRAERTKGDSRPLAIPIELTLHPSEVARVQEMWEELRQAGFMLELENGSNLSMRGIPPSLETGEAKGYLKAAVDGQAKNLDDLWIMLSCKSAIKANQPLALDEALALLEAWAKCPQREYCPHGRPVIISWSFSEMEKLFKRK
- a CDS encoding LPS-assembly protein LptD, giving the protein MKSRFIILIFCLLLCTSGYAFAQEQVIISAPDGNGTAQAQQEWQFSADKVVAENDSEYVQAYGNVTVRSGTSYIKADFARFYQATKWIYLKGNVKAQWKGDFYDAAEAEFDLNNMVGWLKKGRVFVAKPHVYFESEFIEKHNGATYSFKDAKVTACDGDNPAWSFEAGEGDITLNGYARLWHSKFKIKGVPVAYTPYMSLPIDQKRQSGFLTPEVGSSKKMGTKVSIPYYWAINEEMDLTVYGEYLAKRGFRPGVDFRHTEDVNTKGQWRADWLYDGKTYDNAADSESVFKDEGMIRPNNNRWWIRSKYNGYVGSPDWQTIVDLDLVSDQDYLREFRSGANGYEASREGFLDEFGRDINPMDSNHRISTALVAKSWDQFAVSGLVQYDEDLRYRNDNNPGDKNPTLQKLPQLDAFAFKENLMGTPLEWEAEVSANYFWREFGMTGARFDVHPTLSMPVTAGGVTFIPRAGVRATSYLMDSYQNASSDIKRDSTQGRLIADAGITAFSEFFRVFDVGSDPVASKENIGKSSWTKMKHNIVPRLEYNWVQDDPNQKELPYFDSRDRITKSNDITFSLTNVLDRSQSTVVAGRDGEAVLESEYLEFFRFRLEQGYDIDEAGRSADLSQYERRPFSDVMGEIILTPYNYVNLTSRTWVSPYLGDVTEHENILKLFNDSYGEILFGYDYLRKIDEYKRKQESDMQIVRYAAKAYLPWGLVVGGEYRADINNSKDLEKTVSLGWNHQCFFVEFLASKTTIDERYAVNFNLVDFGVF